One segment of Castanea sativa cultivar Marrone di Chiusa Pesio chromosome 3, ASM4071231v1 DNA contains the following:
- the LOC142627864 gene encoding uncharacterized protein LOC142627864, with the protein MEWSSRQNSSVTNFKELLSWILKNHGNRELFTMIKWGIWHQRNQVRNHKPCCISDQLMSQAKEKLAEFCVTLPPILPTAPKPKVRWKPPDVSLVKINFDGAIFREENRSGIGVVIRNHIGAILASLAQTVSTALQPAEIEAIAATRALEFGHELGLTEAGLEGDSELIINSLKARDATVALVEPLIQDAIIFSCLFTKLEYSHCRRDGNKLAHSLARLSIHVLITQYGWRKFLVLYSL; encoded by the coding sequence ATGGAGTGGAGTTCTCGACAAAACTCAAGTGTGACAAATTTTAAGGAGCTGCTGTCATGGATACTCAAGAATCACGGAAACAGGGAGCTCTTCACGATGATTAAATGGGGAATTTGGCACCAGCGAAATCAAGTCCGAAACCACAAACCATGTTGCATCTCGGATCAGCTCATGTCGCAGGCAAAAGAGAAGCTAGCAGAATTTTGTGTTACGCTTCCACCTATCCTTCCAACAGCACCAAAACCAAAAGTACGTTGGAAACCACCAGATGTGAGCTTAGTCAAGATTAATTTTGATGGCGCAATATTCAGGGAAGAGAACAGAAGTGGTATTGGCGTGGTAATCCGAAACCACATAGGTGCCATTCTAGCGTCCCTAGCTCAGACTGTATCCACAGCACTTCAACCAGCGGAGATTGAGGCAATCGCAGCAACACGAGCTCTGGAATTTGGACATGAATTAGGCCTAACGGAAGCTGGTCTTGAAGGAGATTCAGAGTTGATTATAAACTCTTTAAAGGCAAGAGATGCAACCGTAGCTTTAGTGGAGCCCCTCATACAGGATGCCATTATTTTCTCATGTTTATTCACAAAATTGGAGTACTCTCATTGTAGAAGAGACGGCAATAAACTAGCACACAGTCTAGCTAGACTTTCGATTCATGTTTTGATTACACAGTATGGATGGAGGAAGTTCCTCGTCCTTTACTCTTTGTAG
- the LOC142627081 gene encoding putative disease resistance protein RGA3, which yields MAGALLSAIVERLGSLISSEFKLTVTVKEEVQKLQTKFRTIQAVLNDAEKRQLTEESVKLWLDKLEGVSYEIDDVLDEWNTVMIKAEIEKQQKEFEEEEKAETSTAKKRKVWPLISVPNLFQHRDIAHKIKDLNEKLDEINKEKEMYGFELSRAIEEVVERPKTTSYVDVSEILGRDKVKNDLVSILLGKGTEKEKHPHVISLVGMGGIGKTTLAQLAYNDQEVKAHFEITVWVCVSDPFDQCKVGKEVLESVEHQSPNLTALQSLLDRICDKVRGKNFFLVFDDVWTEDYAMWKPFRDALKSCSQSSRILVTTRKDQVAKMMESSNTIKLNELSEEDCWLVFSKIAFFDKDPQQREELEDFGRQISKKCKGLPLAAKTLGSLMRFKKSREEWRNVLNNNLWELEDVERGLFAPLLLSYYDLSSPLKRCFSYCAVFQKDHVFNVEDLVYMWIAHGFVESKGNIEVEIMAREYFENLAIRSFFQECKEYRRFTRYKMHDIVHDFAQSITKARHLGYSTGSQFPPSTDRSKNLRTVIFFSHSDYNMSNLDQNFSCLRVLTLNSTMKLPDTIGNLIHLRYLDVHFCEEAFSFGKCVLPETIGNLCNLLSLRLGHDWPSRLRIMLPQGIGKLINLRLLTGYCLVIPREIGRLTSLKTLRSLINDEDCKGCKFEELKNLIHLRYLSLYFNEGRLPMITIAPNDRRIESNVLILNALELPQDLEKLCIRNYLGTTMSPTLLASLTNLKELYLLSAIELMSLPPLGKIPRLESLFISFARSLKKVGVEFLGIESENKKEDIKIFPNLKHLEFIDLGEWEEWIGGTRGGGKEDEDCITIMPRLQKLTIQFCGKLKSLPDFLHTTPLQELEIMGCPIIKKHCRRETGEDWRNISHIPFIKLWDYDSETSSA from the exons ATGGCTGGTGCTCTACTTTCTGCAATCGTGGAGCGGCTTGGTTCTTTAATTTCTTCGGAGTTCAAGTTGACAGTAACTGTGAAggaagaagtccaaaagcttcAAACCAAATTCCGTACCATTCAGGCAGTGCTCAATGATGCTGAGAAGAGGCAACTGACGGAGGAAAGTGTGAAGCTTTGGTTAGATAAGCTCGAAGGCGTGTCGTACGAGATCGACGACGTGTTGGATGAGTGGAACACTGTCATGATCAAAGCAGAGATTgagaaacaacaaaaagaattcgaagaagaagaaaaagctgAAACTAGTACTGCTAAGAAGAGGAAGGTATGGCCCCTCATCTCAGTTCCTAATCTTTTTCAGCATCGTGATATTGCTCATAAGATAAAAGACCTTAACGaaaaattagatgagattaACAAAGAGAAGGAGATGTACGGGTTTGAATTGAGTAGGGCCATTGAAGAAGTAGTTGAGAGACCAAAAACTACTTCTTATGTCGATGTGTCTGAAATTCTTGGTCGTGATAAGGTTAAGAATGATCTAGTGAGCATTCTATTGGGCAAGGgtactgaaaaagaaaaacaccccCATGTCATCTCTTTGGTGGGCATGGGTGGTATTGGAAAAACTACTCTTGCCCAATTAGCCTACAATGATCAGGAGGTAAAAGCCCATTTTGAGATTACagtgtgggtttgtgtttcggATCCTTTCGATCAGTGCAAGGTTGGCAAAGAAGTCCTTGAATCTGTTGAACATCAATCCCCCAACTTGACTGCATTGCAAAGTCTATTGGATAGAATTTGTGATAAAGTTCGGGGAAAGaatttttttcttgtctttgatgATGTGTGGACCGAAGACTATGCAATGTGGAAGCCATTTAGAGATGCACTCAAAAGTTGTTCCCAAAGTAGTAGAATTCTGGTCACCACACGTAAAGACCAAGTTGCGAAGATGATGGAAAGTTCAAATACGATCAAGTTGAACGAATTGTCTGAGGAAGATTGTTGGTTGGTGTTTAgtaaaatagcattttttgaTAAGGATCCTCAGCAACGTGAGGAACTAGAAGACTTTGGCAGACAAATATCAAAGAAGTGCAAAGGTTTGCCCCTTGCTGCAAAGACTCTAGGGAGTCTCATGCGCTTTAAGAAAAGTAGAGAAGAATGGAGGAATGTTTTGAATAACAATTTGTGGGAATTAGAAGATGTTGAAAGAGGTCTTTTTGCACCGTTATTACTGAGTTATTATGATTTGTCATCACCACTGAAACGGTGTTTCTCATATTGTGCTGTCTTTCAGAAAGATCATGTCTTTAATGTTGAGGATTTGGTATACATGTGGATAGCACATGGATTTGTCGAGTCAAAGGGAAATATAGAGGTGGAAATCATGGCACGAGAATACTTTGAAAATTTAGCCATTCGCTCTTTCTTCCAAGAATGCAAGGAATATAGAAGGTTCACAAGGTACAAAATGCATGATATAGTGCATGACTTTGCGCAGTCAATTACTAAAGCTCGTCATTTGGGATATTCAACCGGATCCCAATTTCCTCCATCTACTGATAGATCCAAAAATCTACGCACTGTCATCTTTTTTAGTCATAGTGATTATAACATGTCCAATTTAGACCAAAATTTTAGCTGTTTACGGGTATTAACTTTGAATTCCACAATGAAACTTCCGGATACAATAGGAAATTTAATACATCTAAGGTATCTCGATGTTCATTTTTGTGAAGAGGCTTTTTCTTTTGGCAAATGTGTATTGCCTGAAACTATAGGCAATCTATGCAATTTACTATCTTTGAGGCTTGGGCatgattggccttctcggctgcGTATAATGTTACCGCAGGGGAtaggtaaattaattaatttaagacTTCTTACTGGATATTGTTTAGTGATTCCAAGAGAAATTGGAAGATTGACTTCTCTTAAAACATTAAGAAGCCTCATAAATGATGAGGATTGCAAAGGATGCaaatttgaagaattaaaaaatttgatccACCTTCGTTATTTGTCtctatattttaatgaagggcgTTTGCCGATGATTACCATTGCTCCGAATGATAGAAGAATTGAGAGTAAcgtattaattttaaatgcgTTAGAGCTACCTCAAGACTTGGAGAAGTTATGCATTAGGAATTACTTGGGCACCACAATGTCTCCTACGTTGTTGGCGTCTTTGACCAATTTGAAAGAGCTTTATCTCCTTTCCGCCATAGAGTTAATGAGTTTGCCTCCTTTGGGGAAGATTCCGCGCCTCGAATCATTATTTATATCATTTGCGAGGAGTTTGAAAAAAGTGGGAGTTGAATTTTTGGGAATAGAATCtgaaaacaagaaagaagacATAAAAATATTCCCAAATTTGAAACATCTCGAATTCATTGACTTGGGCGAGTGGGAAGAATGGATTGGAGGAACGAGAGGAGGAGGAAAAGAAGACGAAGACTGTATTACTATAATGCCACGTCTTCAAAAGTTGACAATTCAATTCTGCGGAAAGTTAAAGTCGTTGCCGGATTTCCTGCATACAACTCCATTGCAGGAATTGGAGATCATGGGCTGTCCAATTATCAAGAAACATTGCCGAAGAGAGACAGGAGAGGATTGGCGCAACATTTCTCACATCCCATTCATCAAATTATG GGATTATGATTCTGAAACGTCCTCTGCTTGA